A genomic region of Veillonellales bacterium contains the following coding sequences:
- a CDS encoding hydrogenase small subunit, translating into LPPVIWLHGHECTGCDEAFLRSQTPLASDVVLNMISLESMEVIGAAAGETLEQHTADTMKTYAGQYLLMVEGAVPLADNGISCMVGGRPFVEVVKEAANGAAAVIEVGSCAAWGGIQAAKPNPTQSVAVSDVISGKPIIKVPGCPPIPEVLTGVVMHFVLFGQLPPLDSKGRPKQFFGNRIHDTCYRRAFFDSGMFVEKFDDAGSKAGWCLYKMGCRGPEAYNSCGNMRWWNGLSYPIQSGAPCIACASNDFWDNDPLFQRLPNIPIPNTVATADKVGMVAAGVVTAGVIAHGVASAIQHKRYKDKEEHRE; encoded by the coding sequence CTGCCGCCGGTGATCTGGCTCCACGGTCATGAGTGCACCGGGTGCGACGAAGCTTTTCTTCGTTCCCAGACCCCCTTGGCATCCGACGTTGTCTTGAACATGATTTCCCTGGAAAGTATGGAAGTTATCGGTGCCGCCGCCGGTGAGACACTGGAGCAGCACACCGCTGACACGATGAAAACGTATGCCGGCCAGTACCTGCTAATGGTGGAAGGAGCTGTGCCGCTGGCGGATAACGGTATTTCCTGTATGGTAGGCGGCAGACCCTTTGTCGAAGTGGTAAAAGAAGCGGCCAACGGAGCGGCGGCAGTCATTGAAGTCGGTTCCTGCGCCGCCTGGGGCGGAATCCAGGCGGCAAAGCCAAATCCGACACAATCAGTAGCCGTCAGCGACGTCATCAGCGGCAAACCGATTATTAAAGTACCGGGCTGTCCGCCCATACCGGAAGTACTAACCGGAGTCGTTATGCATTTTGTGTTGTTCGGTCAGCTTCCGCCGCTGGACAGTAAAGGGCGGCCCAAGCAGTTTTTTGGCAATCGCATCCATGATACTTGTTACCGGCGTGCTTTCTTTGATTCCGGAATGTTTGTGGAAAAATTCGATGATGCAGGCAGTAAAGCCGGCTGGTGTTTATACAAAATGGGCTGCCGGGGACCGGAAGCCTATAACTCCTGCGGCAATATGCGCTGGTGGAACGGCTTATCCTATCCCATTCAATCAGGCGCCCCCTGCATAGCTTGCGCTTCCAATGATTTTTGGGATAACGACCCGCTATTCCAGCGGCTGCCCAATATTCCCATTCCCAACACCGTTGCCACCGCCGATAAAGTCGGTATGGTCGCCGCCGGCGTTGTGACCGCAGGAGTCATTGCCCATGGCGTTGCTTCGGCGATTCAGCATAAAAGATATAAAGACAAAGAAGAACATAGAGAGTAA